From Puniceicoccaceae bacterium:
AGTTGGAGGGAGCCTATGCGTTCAGAACCGAATGCGATACTGAGGTCATGCTCGCCGCTTTTGAGCGTTGGGGAGTTCAGGGTTCCATCCCGAGATTTCGTGGAATGTTTGCCTTTGCCGTATTGGATTTGCAGGAGCAGGAACTGTATCTGGTTCGGGATCGCATGGGCATCAAACCACTCTATATCGGACGAACTGGAGATGCGGTATGGTTTGCTTCCGAGCTGAAGGCCCTCATGGTAACCGGACGGTTTCCTCGAAGCCTGCACAGCGAAGCACTGGAGAGTTACCTTGCCTTCAATTTTGTGCATGGACGCGCATCGCTGATCCAAGGCATAGAGAGGCTTGAACCCGGACACTTTCTCAAGGTCTGCATTCGGGAACCCTCCCGGGATGAAACCGTTTGTTATTGGAACGCCTTCAAGCCTGCGAACCTGTCACCTGCTGAGGGATTGCAGGGGGTGGAACTGAAGGCTTGGATGCGGGACAAGCTGCTGGAGTCGGTGAAACTTCGCATGGTTGCAGATGTGCCGCTGGGTGCATTCCTGTCTGGAGGGGTTGATTCAAGCCTGATCGCTGCTATGATGCAGGAGCTCAGTGATCGTCCAGTACAGACATTCACCATTCGAACGGAGGACAGCGGTTATGATGAATCTGAACATGCCGCAGCCGTTGCCCAGCAATTGGGCACGCAGCATCATTGTTTTACGATCACCCACCGGAAGGTTATCGAAGGAATCGAGCAGGCTGGTTCGTGTTTTGACGAACCCATGGCCGATGTTTCCATGATTCCCTCATTGCTTGTGTCCCAGGAGGCGCGACGCCTTGTAACCGTTGCGCTGACCGGAGACGGCGGTGACGAAGTGTTTGGGGGCTATAATCGCTATTTTCAGACCCCTCGCATCCTCAGGAGCATGCGCATGCTTCCGGGTTCGGTGCGTCGAAGTATCGGGAAATGCCTTGGCTCCAGTACCATTTCAGACGTGTTTCACCAGACGGGCATCCTCCAACGCATGGTTGCGGGGGCTGAGAAACTTCAGAAAGTCAGTCGCTTGCTGCAGGCGGAAAGCGTGCAGGGAATCTACGCCCGGCTCATTGTTCGCAATCCCAGTTTTGCCTCGCAGACGCTCTTGAAGCGCACTGAGGCAGTGCTTGCTCAGGCGATGGTTGCCGAGGATTCCTCGCTTGCCCGCAAGTTGATGCGCTATGACATTGAAACCTACCTACGAGGGGATATACTTCCCAAGCTCGACATCGCCAGCATGCAACCAAGCTTGGAGGCCCGCGTACCTTTTCTCGACCATGAGCTGTATGAAGCCAGCCTGATGCTCCCGGACACCATGCTCATGAATTCAGGGAAGGGAAAGTTACTGTTGCGTGAATGGTTGGCGGAACGAATCGACCCCAGAACATTTGAACGTCCCAAAATGGGCTTTGGCATTCCCATGGCCCAATGGCTGCGACACGAACTGAAGGATTGGGCGTGGGATGTGTTGATGGATTCCCGCAACCCAGCAATTTTCAGTCGGGACGAGTTGCAGGAGATATGGTCCCGGCACTTGAAGAGTCATCAGCGTGAGGACAGTGAAATCTGGCCACTCCTATTACTCTTTTCCTGGCATCATTCATTGCCTGTATCATGAGATCCAAGCTTGCAGGAGCCCTTCCATTTGCAAAGTGGATTGTTCTTTCGGCGAGACAGTCGCTCGGATTTGCATTCCTATGCACGCTGTGTTGCGGTATTGCCTGGATCGCGGGCATGACCACCTTGCAACCCATTGCCGTAGCTGCCTTTGCCCTGCTTATTGCTGTCAATCTGGTTTTGTATCGGATGCATCGCCTGAGCCTCTTAGACAGTATGCTCTCTTTGGGACTGTTGTTGATCGGGCTTGCACTCAGTGCCACATTTTTGTCGCGCATTTACGATACCACATACGATGGAATGCGTGCTCACCAAGCTTCTGTTGTGGCCTTGAAGCACGGATGGAATCCCATCAAGGATCCTCGTTTTGAAGCACCGTTGTTGCGGCAGAATGTGGAGACGGAGCGCAGCTTGCAGATGCAAGCACTGCAAGAGAATATTATGCTGGGGCAGGGCGGAAAGGTGAACAGTTTTTACATGCTGACTGCAGTGCTCTATGCAATGTTTGATAATTTGGAAGCAAGTAAATCGGTCCATTTTCTGATGGGATTGGCTGCCTTTGGGCTTACTTTTCAGCTACTGGCAAAACTCTCTTTGCGATGGGCACCACTTTGGGCGATCCTGTTTTCTGCCAACCCGGTGGTACTTTACCAATTTGGGAGCTTCATGCTGGACGGTTATACCTATTCGCTTTTTCAAATCTGTCTTGTTGCGATGCTGAGCATCCTGTATTGGCCTCAGCAGCTCACAGGATGGACTGATGGAGTGCTTTCAGCTCTGCTACTGTTCACTGCAAAAATCAGCGGGGCATCTTACCTTTTTGCGTTAATCGCAGCGTTTCTCTTGGTTGCAGGTGTGAGATATCTGTTGAAGCGACCACTGCAGGTGAAAATCCGATGGGCAATGGTGCTGATGATTCTGGGTTTTCTGGGTGCGTCCATCTACCACCTTTATGGGCTGCGGCAGGTCACGATTCATGGGGTCAGTGTTGCAAGCATCTCGAGTTTCATGATGCATCGTGATCAATCCCGTCCGGGATTGGCGGGGATACCTGAACTCGCATCGCAGTGGAAAGGGGAGCGATTTTGGCACTCACATGCGTCAGAAACACACATCAATCCGGGCACCTATCGCTCTAAGCCACCTGGTATGGTGAGGGTAGGTGAGCTAAAGCAACTTCACCGCGGACATGGCGAATATCGTACTGGCGGCTTTGGTCCGCTTTACAGTGCAATGTTATGCGTTGCTTTGATCATCCTAGTCCGAAAGCCCTCGGTTTTGAGCCAGTTTCCCTTTCAGGTCTTCGCCGTGTTTGTTTGCCTTACGGGCTGGATGCTTCCGATTTGGTGGGCGAGATGGACTCCATTCCAATGGCTGATCCCACTTTTGCCCATGCTGTGGGTGGCGGTGCGTTCACCGTCAGATTCTTCCATATTTCAACTGCCTCGGTTCATCACCAGAGGAGGATTGCTGGCATGCCTGGGCCTGATCAATGTGTGCTTGGTCAGTTTGAGCTACATGCTCGGACGATGGGAGTTGAGCAGGGCGATTGACCAGCGCATTTTGAGCATGACCGAGGAAGGAAGCACCGTTGAACTGCATACTGAGGTGTTCCCTTGCAATCAATTCTGGTTCACGACTTTGGGACGTTCAGTTGAAGTAATGCTCCGCGAAGCAAAAGAAATGACAGACGATTCCACCCTTATGACCATTCCAGGCACAGACTCCCGTTTTCGGGTTCGGGCTGAGGTGCTGCCCACGCAGCGCATTGAAGGTGATGTGAAGGAGGGTAAGTGAAGTTTCAGCTTGGGAAAAACTGCAAACACTGGAAAATGGTCAGAATCAGCGAAAGCATCGCTTCGGATTGATTTTTGAATCCCTTAAGGTGAAAATGATGTTTTACGTGGTGTATGAAGGCTTCGTTGGTGTCGGTCATTGTACCCTGTTTCAACTATGGTGAACAGCTCGAGTGCTCAGTTACGAGCGCACTCTCGCAAAGTTATCCTTTGCTTGAAGTTATCATCATTGATGATGGATCGACGGATTCTACACCTGAGGTTGCATCTCAACTCGCGCTAAAAGACTCAAGGGTTCGAGTTCATCATCAAAGCAATCAAGGGGTAGCTGCCGCACGCAACTGTGGGATGAAACTGGCGAAAGGAGAATGGATTCTCTTTTTGGATGCAGACGATGAATTGTTCCCTGAGTATTTGAGCAAAACAGTTTCAGTTATCGTGGAGCAGGGCTGCGATTTTGTTTATTGCGATTTTGAAGTGACTGGCGAGACCACACGCATGGGTCGCATGATCGAATTTGATCCACAAAAAATCAAGATCCGGAATTTTGTCAGTATCTGCACACTCTTCCGTCGAAATTCCATCGCTCAACACCACTTCGACTCTTCTTTGGAGATGAATGAAGACTATGATTTTGTTCTGGGACTCGTTGCCAGTGGATGTGTCGGTTTTCACCTGCCGGAAGTATTGTTTCGCTATCGCAAACACCCTGACAGCCGAAGCACCCGGGCATGCCAGGACCTAAAGGAATATCGTACCAAAAAATGCATCATCCGCAAACACGCCGCTTTTTTTGATCCCACAGAAACTCGCCTATCCTTGCGCTATTCACGGGAGCGCACCCTGCATACCCTGTATCAGCAGATTCGAATCAAACGACGCAATTGGGATCTATGGACGCGCGTGTTGCTGGCAGTGTGGTTCTCGCGAAGTGCTTCAGATATCTGGCACCTGGCCAAGGTACTCATGGGAAAGCCGATCAATCTCTGATGTTTCACTGCTTTTATTCGAACAAGCCAAGATTCATCCAGAGTTCGCTATAGGCGACATCAGGGATCGGATTGTAGGGTGGGTAGAATCGACCGTGTCGGGAATAGAGACCGAAGATGTAAACAAAGTCTTCCTTCAGGATATCGGGTGCTTCGGATGGATCTGCAACCCAAGTCTGCAATCCCTGCTTTGCAATCTGTCGCACGGACACAGGCATGCCATCCTTGCACAGTGCGATCCATTGTTGATTGGAGTCGACGTAAAGCCATCCTTCTGAGGTTCGAACCTCAGAGGCTGCATGGGAAGCGATTTTTGGACGCAGCAGCGATTTGAGCGCACTTCCAGCGATTTTTTCGTAGAGCGCGACGTGTCGAACTTCAAAACCGTGATAACGCAGCGCCTTTTCAATGAAACGGCTGCGATCATAGCAGATGCCACGTCCCTGCTGGACAAGGTCAGCGGGTTCACGTCTGGAGTTTAAGGCAATGCCCTCCCAAATCGGTGACGAGTGGAGGGCTGTTTGTTGTACAGACCGGATAATGGCGAGTTCATGAGCGAAAGTCATCAGTTCTGAGCGGGTTTCTGCAGAGGCTGCCGGGAACAGTTCAGAAAAAATGGTCTTGTCTTCGGGAGACAATGAGAGATCTACCTGATGCCAAAGTAGTACCACGCAAAGCAGCAATAGGGGCAAAAGGCTCATTGCCAGAATGCGGATCGTTCGCCTTACTTTCATGACGTAATGAGCATTGTTAATGAGAGAATACCTTCCGCGCAACCTGCGATTGCTTGTGGTGGCAGCCTGCTGTTGTCGGTGTTGCTCACTCAGTTGCTCTTCCGTGTTGGGATTTCGGTAACACCATGGCATTTCCTGCTGCTCCCCGGAACCTTCGTGCTCCTGCTTTGTACTGGTTTTTTACTCGAAGGCAGAGCCTCTGCTCGTGGTATTCTGCACGAGTGTGGTATTGGGCTGGCAGTGCTCGCTGCTTTTCTGTTGCTCACCGGATGGACCATTGCCACCGATTTTGATGGGCTGTTCATGCACGTTGAGTTTGTGCGTGCGCTGTCGCTTGGCTGGAATCCGGTTCGGGACCCATTTTTGCTGCAACCAGAACTGCTGGGATCGGGTCCCTCAATCGAATTATTGCAGAGCAAAATCGAAGCAGGAGGCTACTACCTGAAATACGGGCAAATCCTCCAGGCACTTCCGGCAGCGGCGTTTGGGTTGGAATATGGAAAAGCTGCCAATGCATGGTTTGCATATTTTCTTTTTCGCTCTGCTGCGTATGTCCTGCAACGCTGGGGACGAGGTCGCCTCGAATCCGTTTTGCTCGCGGCACTTGTTACGTTGAATCCGGTCATTGTTTATCAAATTCCGAGCTTCAAACATGACGGTTTAGTTGCCTGCTTGTTGGCGATTGTAATTTTGAGTGGAATTGTGTTTTTGAAACACCCGCGGCGGGATATCCTGATACTCGCACTGATTGCGATGACCCTGCTCGTTGGAGTCAAAAAGTCTGGATTGGCCTATGCCAGCTTTTTTCTCGCAGCTTATGCAGGGTTGTTTGCGGTGTTTCAGTTGCCTTTCATCCTCAAACATGCATGGCAGTTTTTGCTCGGAGTGGCTGTACTTGTTGTCATCGCAGTAGTTGTGCTGAAATCGGGTGCGTGGGACATTCGTCCGGACATTCAGCTGCCCATCGCCGAGGCTCTACAGAGCCGGGGAAATCTTGTCGACCGCATCAAACCAGAATCGGTCTTTGATCACTATCCGGAATACCGGGAGATGCAGGGATTTGAGCAGTTTCTCACGACGATATTTTCGGAAACTCACATCAGCCCAAGCACACCCGTTTGGAAAGTTCCGGGGACCTTTTCAAGCCGGGAGATTGCAAATTACCTTCAGGCATTTACGGGATACTGGATAGGTGGCTTGGGTCCCTTTTTCAGCTTGGCCGTCACACTTTCCATGTGCGGTACGCTACTGGCAGTGTTGTTGAACGCATCAAATGCGAAATGGTTGCTTGCAATGCTCGTCCCTCTGCTGCTGACGGTGAGTCTGCTGCCATCACTCTGTGTGCGCTGGGTTCCACACATCTGGCTGTTGGGAATCCTCTGGATCGTTGCTATGCCACCGCGTGCAGTCGACCCGGGCGTGAAGGGCGCTCTTTTTTCCCTCCTGTCGCTGCATGACTGGATGAGGGTTATGGTTTTGCTCGCGAACTGGACCCTCTGGGTTAACGCTTTGCTAGTGCTTGGATTGACGGTCATTGGCCAGGTGCGGATTCGGCAGATCCTCGAAACCCAGTTTGCCCTTCTCGAGCAGGTGGAACAACCATTGTCAGTGTCTTTCGACTGGTTTCCTTCCAACCGCTTCTGGTTTGAGGATCGTGGCATTGCGATCAATATTCGTTTGCAGGATGAGTTCAGGGGTGAGGTTCCATACAGTAATCTCTATCGAACGAACACTCGGGTGCACCTGACATCAGAGTCCCTTGCTCAATGGGTGCGATATCCCAAAAGTGACGAACTCATGGAGTTGCAAAAAGGCCTTGAATATTTAGAAAGGAAGCTACCGTCTGATGCTTACCAATGGCATTGGATTCGCCCACTTTTGGTGCTTCCGGGCGATGCATTGTTGTAATCACTGTCGATCATTGAAGGATGATGCAGAATTGACCCTATGGCAAATTCACAAAAAAATCTCGCACACGACCCTTATACCGGCCAATCCGAAGCTCAGTTATGAAATGGGGACGATATGACATCTTTGAGTTGTGCGCTCTCGCATTAATCCTGGTGTTTGCGATTGCACTGTGGTTGAAAAGAAGCAGCCCCATGGCTATTGAACGTGGGAATCTCGCAGTTGCGGGTGTTTTTGTGGATGCAGTGCAACCATCACTCGCAGGGGAGGATCGCTTTAATCGAGTGAAACTGGATGTGATTCGAATCCACAAAGGCTGCATTCTTGTGCATGGTGAAGTCGACACTCATGCCGACAAAGAAGCCTTGTTTGCATTTCTCGATGAGCGCTATCCACCTCGTTTATTGACCTTCAATCTTCGTATTCTGAACAAAGGCAATGCAGTTCATATCGCACCGGATGTCTTTCGTGAGGATTATCGGGTTGATCGACACCGGGAGGAGCGAATCATACTGGAGGCTGATGCGGTACTTCCTCCTGATACGGCTGATACTCTGGAATCAGGCGTTTGAAGAACAATCTTTGCTCAGAAGCTGACATGGACTCGAGTGAAGTTGCAATCGCATCGAGGGACACGAGAATCTCCTGCCCGAGCGGTGGTGGACTCTCAAAGCGAAGAATGCGCGGGTGACTCGTAGGCTTGAGTTGTTCAGCCTTGTGTTGCAGTTCCTCAAAGAGTTTTTCGCCCGGTCGAAGGCCGACAAATTCGATCAGGATTTCTTTTTCCGGTTCAAATCCGCTGAGCTGAATCATGTGGCGTGCTAAATCAACAATCCGGAAGGGTTGTCCCATATCGAGCACAAAAATGGCTCCTGGTGCTGCGAGCGTTGCGGTCTGGAGAACCAAGCCTACTGCCTCGGGGATCGTCATGAAGTAGCGGGTGACTTCCGGGTGCGTGACGGTGACAGGACCACCGGCCTCGATTTGCTGCTTGAAGAGTGGAATCACGCTTCCGGAGGATCCCATCACATTGCCAAAGCGGACGGCATTGAACCGCGTTTGGTTGTCAGGCAGGTTCTGCACCGATTGTATCGCCAATTCGGCAAGGCGCTTGGATGCTCCCATTGCACTGGTGGGATTGATGGCCTTGTCCGTGGAAATCAGAATAAAATCTGAGACTCCCAGACGACTGGCAATACGCGCAAGATTGGCGGTGCCGATGGAGTTATTTTTAAGGGCTTCACCGGGCTGCGCTTCCATGATGGGCACGTGTTTGTGCGCTGCGGCGTGGAAGATCAGATCCGGTTTTGCCTCGCGGATCAGATGTTCAATTCGAACAAGATCTGTGATATCGCAGATACGGGATTGAAAGCGCTCCCTTGGGATTGGCAAGCGCGACAATTCTTGATCAATTCGATAGAGTGAGGGTTCCGATTGATCGATCAAGGTCAGGTGTTGCACGTCTTTGTGAATGATCTGACGGCACAGCTCAGATCCAATGCTGCCTCCCGCTCCGGTCACAATGACGCGCTTCCCCCGGAAGCATTCCTGAATGGCATCAGAATCGAGGTGTACCGGCTCTCGGGGCAGCAGATCTTCAATGCTTACGGGTCGCATCTGTGAGGCCACCATTCGTCCGCTGATGAATTCTTCAAAGGCGGGAATGATTTCGACATCGAGTCCTGATGATTTCGCTCGTTGAGTGATTGACTGAATTTCAGCAGGACCGAGGGATCGATCTGCGATCAGAATCTGCTGGATTCCGTATGACTGACGCAACTCACCGAAGTCGCGTTGGATGGAAATCATCTTCAATCCATGAATTGTCCGTCCGACGCGGCGTGATTCTTCGACCAGGAATATCATGGGACGTTTTCCCATGCCAGGTTTGCTGATGAGGTCCGAAGCAACTCTTGCTGCCGAATCCCCGCAGCCGACGATGGCGACCTTTTGAGTTTTTTTGCTGCGAAGGTCCACTTCCAGGTAACGTTCTCTCAACATGCGCAGCAGGAAGCGGAATCCTCCAAGGAACACAATCGAGAGGATGAGATCCATGAGGATAACTCTTCTCGGGTAAATCCACTCAGCACCGCCAAGGGAGAACACGAACAGCAACACCATCGATACACTGAGCATGGCCCAGAAAATACTGAGCAGGTCAGGCAGGCGAAAAAACATCATGAGACCGCGAAACTGCCCAAACACAATCATGGCGAGCAGCTTCAGCGGAATCACCCAACAGGTTGCACGAATCGCCGCGTGTTTCAGCTCGTTGGGAATATCAAAATCGAATCCAATGATGAAGGACCAAAAGACCGAAAAGAAAAATATGATAGCATACGCGATCCCCAGTGATACCACACGAATCGGAGTGAGTGTGGCGATGGTTTTTTTGACTAGGGACTGGACCATGAATCGCTGAGATAGATAAACCGACTATCCCATTTTTCACTGATGCTCCTGTCAACTGCGTTCTTGGTTGGAAAAATGGGTAAATCAGCGAGAGAGTAGGTGATATGATTTTCTCGTTGTGGTCTCGAATCTGATACTTGATGATTTTCCAAATACGATGAAACAAACTCTTCCCAGGCAGATTATGAATCCTGAGCCAAATCTCTCGAGCCAGTATTTGCTGCTCAAGCGAGGGTTGGATTTGTTTGCTGCTCTGGCTCTGTTGCTGATTTTTTTTCCACTTTGGTTGCTGCTCATTGTGGCAATCAAAATCGACAGTCCTGGTCCGGTATTGTTTCGACAGAAGCGGATTGGACGTCACAAGACTCACTTCAATATTCTGAAGTTTCGCACAATGCGCATCGACACTCCTCGTGATACACCCACCCACCTGTTGGAAAATCCTGAATTCTGGGTGACTCGAGTGGGCACGTTTCTTCGCAGAACTTCGCTGGATGAGCTTCCCCAGCTGATTAACATCCTGAGGGGAGAGATGTCGTTTGTCGGACCGCGTCCCGCATTGTGGAATCAGCAGGATCTAATCGAAGAACGGGATCGGTATGGTGTAAATGCCGCTCCAGTTGGTTTGACGGGCTGGGCACAGATCAATGGCAGGGATGAACTTTTGATTCCGGAAAAAGCCAGGTTGGATGGTGAATATGTGCAGAAATTTGGCCTGTACATGGACCTGCGATGTTTAGTGGGTAGTGTCATTGCAGTGTTGCGCACTGACGGGGTTCTGGAAGGTGGCACCGGAAGGCTGGGCAAATCCGAAACCGGAGGTGTTCCCCATAAATCTGGGAGTGATTGATGTTGCTGGTTATTGGAATCACAGGCCACAGTGGTCGTTTCTTTCATGATGCGCTGATTGCCAGTGGGTATGCGGGTAGAGTACGTTGCCTTGTGCGAAGAAATTCTGAAATTGGATTTCTGGAGACATCTCCACTGCACTTGGAATGCGTGGTCGGGGATTTGAATGAGGATGTTTCGTTGGACCGTGCAATGAAGGGAGTGCAGGAAGTGCTTCACATCACCAATATTCGTTTCACACCTGCAGTTGTGAATGCTGCTTTGCGCAATGGAGTAAGCAGTGTTGTGGCCGTGCATACAACCGGGCTGTATTCGAGGTTTCGGGCGGCGTCGGCAGAATACGAATCAATCGAATCCGATTTGGCAGAAAAATTGAAGAAACATCCCGATTTTCGGCTGTGCATTTTGCGACCGACAATGATCTTCGGGGATTTAGACGATCACAACGTGAGCAAATTTGTTCGCATGATGGACCGCTGGCGTATCTTTCCATTGATTGATTGCGGGTCCGGGCGCCTCCAGCCAGTGAATGCGAGGGATCTTGGACGGGCTTATGCGGCTGTTCTGGCGCTGCCGAGTGAAGATCGGCGTCCCGAGTACATCCTTTCGGGAGAGCGGGCGGTTTCGATGCGGGAGTTACTGCAACTCATTCTTGACGCACTTGGGAAGCGGACTCGCTTCATCAACTGTCCGGGCTGGCTCGGGGTCACCCTCGCGCTCATCTGCAAGTTCCTGACTCTGGGGCACTTGGATGTCGTGGAGAAGGTACAGCGCATGACGGAGGATCGCACCTTTGCTCATGCCGAAGCAACCGAGGACTTTGGCTATCAACCCGAACCCTTGGAGCAGGGCATACAGCGCGAGGTTCAAGCTTACCTCCGTGCGCGATCAAAGTCCATAGAACCCACCTGAAGCCTGTGAATAGCCACGGACAATCCCGCATCCTCATTCTATCCAATCATTTCATCACGCTGTACCAGTTTCGGCGGGAGTTGATTGAGGAGCTGCTCGGGCAGGGATATGAGGTCTTGCTCTCCCTGCCACCATCGGCTGACAACGTGTTCTTCCGTGAGCGGGGTTGCAGGGTGATTGAATCCCCGATTGACCGAAGGGGAATCAATCCGCTCAAGGATGTCCGCCTGCTGTGGCACTATGTCCGCTTGATCGCGCGATGCCGTCCGGTCGCCGTGCTCTCTTTTACCATCAAGCCCAACATCTACGGTGCGATCGCATGCAATCGCCTCGGGGTTCCCCAAATCTGCAACGTGACCGGAACGGGAGCGACCTTCCTCAAGAGGGGACTGCTTCGCTCCCTGGCCATGCACCTCTACCGCCTGTCGGTTCGAGGGGCTACATGCGTCTTTTTTCAGAATGAGGGGGATCGTCAGTTCTTTCGGACGCACGGGATGGTGAACGGGAACGATCACCGTATCCCGGGTTCTGGAGTGAATCTGGAGCAGTATGCGCTCGCTGAGTTTCCAGCTTCAGAGGCAGTTCGATTCTTGTTCGCAGGTAGGATCATGCGACTCAAGGGCGTGGATGAATTGTTGGCAGCGGCTGCAGCACTGGCGAAAACCCATGCTAAGGTAGAAGTGGTTTTGGCCGGTTTTATTGAAGAGCCGGAGTATGAAATAAGACTGCGCGATCTGGTGCAGGAGGGAGTGGTGCACTACCTGGGTTTTGAAAAAGACATGGTTACCGCCATTCGCAATGCTCACTGTATCATCCTTCCCTCGCACGGTGGCGAAGGCATTCCCAATGTGTTGCTCGAAGCTGCCGCGATGGGTCGGCCTGCCATTGTTTCAGCGATTCCGGGTTCAGTGGAGGCAGTGCAAGATGGTGTGAACGGGTTTCATTTTGAAGCGGGAAATGCTGGAGATCTTCTCGATAAGATGCAGCGCTTTCTCTCCCTGACTGCCGCCCAGAGGGAACTGATGGGTCAGGAAGGGCGTAGGCTTGTGGAGACCCAATTCGACCGCAAGTACATCATTTATATTTACATGAAAACCATAAATGCGATCTTGCAATCAAATCCATTGAGTTGATCACATTCCTGTAATAACGCTCTTACAGCACGCGTTCGAGGATGATGGAGTTGCGCTGGCTGTACTCGTAGGCGCTCCGGCGTTCGGGTGGAAGTTGGTCGATCGTGGTGCGGGTGAAGCCGAGGTGTTCGGTGAAGAACTCGGATGCTTGGGTGGAGAGCGCGATGACCTTTTGAAATCCGCGCTTTTTGGCCTGTTCAAGGGAGTAGCGTGCGAGTTTTTGTCCGATGCCCTTGCCCTGATGATAGGGTTGGATGCAGACGCTGGCGAGTTCAACCAGGGTTTCATCGTAGGGGATCAGGCAGGTGCATCCGATGATGCTGTCATCCACTTCGTAGAGATAGAAGTTTTCGAGTCGATCCTCGACTTCCTTCATGGATCGGGTGATCAGCTGGTTGGTCTTGGATGCGTGTTTGACCAGCGCATAGATGTCGGCGATGTCGTCGGGTTTGGCCCGGCGGATGCGATCGTATTCATTCGCGTGGATCATGGTGCCGAGACCGACCTTGTCGAAGATTTCGATCAGCAGACAGCCGTCGATGCGACCATCAAGGATGTGCACACGGTCGGTGTTCCAGGTGAGCACCTGGATCGCGTGACGAGCCTTGCTGAGCAACAGTGGGTCCATTCCTGCCGGGTTTTCCTGGATCATCAGCTTCAGTTGCTCGGCAGAACAGTTGAGGATGCTCTCTTCCCCAATCGTCAGGCGGGGGCGACTGGTCAGGTAAATCAGCTTGGAGGCTCCGAGTTCTGTTGCGAGCGTTGCCGCGATATGATCGGAGTTGATGCGAAGGCTGCGACCCTTGTCGTCGTAAATGATCGGGGAGAAAACGGGAATGTCGCCGTGCTCGAGCAGGCGTAGGATGCGCGCCTTGTCGATGCTGTCACAGAGGCCCGTGTGCATTTGATCGATCCCCTGTTCGATGCCCACTGGCCTTGCATCAATGGCATTGCAAAAGGTGTAGGGCAGGGATTGTTC
This genomic window contains:
- the asnB gene encoding asparagine synthase (glutamine-hydrolyzing), whose protein sequence is MCGIFGFTRLQASPDEAQQLLERSISTLRHRGPDDEGVECFPELHTGLAHRRLSILDVSARGHQPMRSASGRYWICYNGEVYNFAALRAELEGAYAFRTECDTEVMLAAFERWGVQGSIPRFRGMFAFAVLDLQEQELYLVRDRMGIKPLYIGRTGDAVWFASELKALMVTGRFPRSLHSEALESYLAFNFVHGRASLIQGIERLEPGHFLKVCIREPSRDETVCYWNAFKPANLSPAEGLQGVELKAWMRDKLLESVKLRMVADVPLGAFLSGGVDSSLIAAMMQELSDRPVQTFTIRTEDSGYDESEHAAAVAQQLGTQHHCFTITHRKVIEGIEQAGSCFDEPMADVSMIPSLLVSQEARRLVTVALTGDGGDEVFGGYNRYFQTPRILRSMRMLPGSVRRSIGKCLGSSTISDVFHQTGILQRMVAGAEKLQKVSRLLQAESVQGIYARLIVRNPSFASQTLLKRTEAVLAQAMVAEDSSLARKLMRYDIETYLRGDILPKLDIASMQPSLEARVPFLDHELYEASLMLPDTMLMNSGKGKLLLREWLAERIDPRTFERPKMGFGIPMAQWLRHELKDWAWDVLMDSRNPAIFSRDELQEIWSRHLKSHQREDSEIWPLLLLFSWHHSLPVS
- a CDS encoding glycosyltransferase family 2 protein — its product is MKASLVSVIVPCFNYGEQLECSVTSALSQSYPLLEVIIIDDGSTDSTPEVASQLALKDSRVRVHHQSNQGVAAARNCGMKLAKGEWILFLDADDELFPEYLSKTVSVIVEQGCDFVYCDFEVTGETTRMGRMIEFDPQKIKIRNFVSICTLFRRNSIAQHHFDSSLEMNEDYDFVLGLVASGCVGFHLPEVLFRYRKHPDSRSTRACQDLKEYRTKKCIIRKHAAFFDPTETRLSLRYSRERTLHTLYQQIRIKRRNWDLWTRVLLAVWFSRSASDIWHLAKVLMGKPINL
- a CDS encoding nucleoside-diphosphate sugar epimerase/dehydratase, producing MVQSLVKKTIATLTPIRVVSLGIAYAIIFFFSVFWSFIIGFDFDIPNELKHAAIRATCWVIPLKLLAMIVFGQFRGLMMFFRLPDLLSIFWAMLSVSMVLLFVFSLGGAEWIYPRRVILMDLILSIVFLGGFRFLLRMLRERYLEVDLRSKKTQKVAIVGCGDSAARVASDLISKPGMGKRPMIFLVEESRRVGRTIHGLKMISIQRDFGELRQSYGIQQILIADRSLGPAEIQSITQRAKSSGLDVEIIPAFEEFISGRMVASQMRPVSIEDLLPREPVHLDSDAIQECFRGKRVIVTGAGGSIGSELCRQIIHKDVQHLTLIDQSEPSLYRIDQELSRLPIPRERFQSRICDITDLVRIEHLIREAKPDLIFHAAAHKHVPIMEAQPGEALKNNSIGTANLARIASRLGVSDFILISTDKAINPTSAMGASKRLAELAIQSVQNLPDNQTRFNAVRFGNVMGSSGSVIPLFKQQIEAGGPVTVTHPEVTRYFMTIPEAVGLVLQTATLAAPGAIFVLDMGQPFRIVDLARHMIQLSGFEPEKEILIEFVGLRPGEKLFEELQHKAEQLKPTSHPRILRFESPPPLGQEILVSLDAIATSLESMSASEQRLFFKRLIPEYQPYQEEVPHQPPV
- a CDS encoding sugar transferase; this translates as MNPEPNLSSQYLLLKRGLDLFAALALLLIFFPLWLLLIVAIKIDSPGPVLFRQKRIGRHKTHFNILKFRTMRIDTPRDTPTHLLENPEFWVTRVGTFLRRTSLDELPQLINILRGEMSFVGPRPALWNQQDLIEERDRYGVNAAPVGLTGWAQINGRDELLIPEKARLDGEYVQKFGLYMDLRCLVGSVIAVLRTDGVLEGGTGRLGKSETGGVPHKSGSD
- a CDS encoding NAD-dependent epimerase/dehydratase family protein, yielding MLLVIGITGHSGRFFHDALIASGYAGRVRCLVRRNSEIGFLETSPLHLECVVGDLNEDVSLDRAMKGVQEVLHITNIRFTPAVVNAALRNGVSSVVAVHTTGLYSRFRAASAEYESIESDLAEKLKKHPDFRLCILRPTMIFGDLDDHNVSKFVRMMDRWRIFPLIDCGSGRLQPVNARDLGRAYAAVLALPSEDRRPEYILSGERAVSMRELLQLILDALGKRTRFINCPGWLGVTLALICKFLTLGHLDVVEKVQRMTEDRTFAHAEATEDFGYQPEPLEQGIQREVQAYLRARSKSIEPT